The following are from one region of the Salminus brasiliensis chromosome 14, fSalBra1.hap2, whole genome shotgun sequence genome:
- the rca2.1 gene encoding regulator of complement activation group 2 gene 1 isoform X4 codes for MSKPEFRSGSIFLLCLLQIVHIRAQCEKPNLGANRMLTADSDKPSYPDGSTATFTCSVGYLPEDSKASKTIVCSGSTWTELALRCKKRSCGPLPDISSGRYSYSPDGADGVLFGATATAQCNKGYMIFGKDKRYCRETGWDGRDPVCEEVKCSSPPDVENGKLTEPAEEHYGYQSVVTYTCNEGYFVSGQLSISCLENGTFSTPPQCKKVLCGDLEIDPNSERTGARPPYKLKSFIEFKCRSGYTLQGSNYLRCEPSGWDHPPPRCIEREVGPTPTPPSSNGNGLKVGLGIGISLLIVLVGGGLFYCYKNKASTRGYSGNVATKSEDGEL; via the exons ATGTCTAAACCCGAGTTCCGCAGTGGGAGCATTTTCCTCCTGTGTCTCCTGCAGATTGTACACATCAGAG CACAGTGCGAAAAACCCAACTTAGGGGCTAACAGAATGCTGACTGCAGATTCAGATAAACCGTCTTACCCGGATGGCTCTACTGCGACATTCACATGTTCAGTTGGTTATCTGCCTGAGGATTCTAAAGCTTCCAAAACTATTGTCTGCAGTGGGAGCACATGGACAGAATTGGCACTTCGGTGTAAAA AAAGGTCATGTGGACCCCTTCCAGACATCAGCAGTGGAAGGTATTCATATTCCCCAGATGGAGCGGATGGAGTTTTATTCGGTGCGACAGCCACAGCGCAGTGTAACAAGGG TTATATGATTTTTGGAAAAGATAAAAGATATTGTCGAGAAACAGGTTGGGATGGGAGAGACCCTGTTTGTGAAg AGGTCAAGTGTTCATCACCACCTGATGTAGAAAATGGAAAACTAACTGAACCAGCAGAGGAACACTATGGCTACCAAAGTGTGGTCACATACACTTGTAATGAAGGTTATTTTGTTTCTGGACAACTCTCAATATCTTGTTTGGAAAATGGAACCTTCTCGACTCCTCCACAATGCAAAA AGGTGCTCTGTGGAGACCTGGAGATTGATCCAAATTCAGAGAGAACTGGAGCAAGGCCGCCTTATAAATTGAAAAGCTTTATAGAGTTCAAGTGTAGGAGTGGCTACACATTACAAGGATCTAATTACCTGCGATGTGAGCCATCTGGATGGGATCATCCTCCTCCGCGGTGTATTG aaCGTGAAGTTGGACCAACCCCAACACCTCCATCTTCAAATG GCAACGGATTGAAAGTCGGCCTGGGGATTGGAATATCACTGCTAATAGTATTGG TCGGTGGAGGATTGTTTTATTGCTACAAAAACAAAGC CTCTACACGTGGTTACTCTGGAAATGTGGCCACAAAAAGTGAAGATGGCGAGTTGTAG
- the rca2.1 gene encoding regulator of complement activation group 2 gene 1 isoform X3 has translation MSKPEFRSGSIFLLCLLQIVHIRAQCEKPNLGANRMLTADSDKPSYPDGSTATFTCSVGYLPEDSKASKTIVCSGSTWTELALRCKKRSCGPLPDISSGRYSYSPDGADGVLFGATATAQCNKGYMIFGKDKRYCRETGWDGRDPVCEEVKCSSPPDVENGKLTEPAEEHYGYQSVVTYTCNEGYFVSGQLSISCLENGTFSTPPQCKKVLCGDLEIDPNSERTGARPPYKLKSFIEFKCRSGYTLQGSNYLRCEPSGWDHPPPRCIAPTTTTTTTTTTAQSPKATTPRTPTRPTRPTPEEREVGPTPTPPSSNGNGLKVGLGIGISLLIVLDLWIIPYLIPSLSVLLLS, from the exons ATGTCTAAACCCGAGTTCCGCAGTGGGAGCATTTTCCTCCTGTGTCTCCTGCAGATTGTACACATCAGAG CACAGTGCGAAAAACCCAACTTAGGGGCTAACAGAATGCTGACTGCAGATTCAGATAAACCGTCTTACCCGGATGGCTCTACTGCGACATTCACATGTTCAGTTGGTTATCTGCCTGAGGATTCTAAAGCTTCCAAAACTATTGTCTGCAGTGGGAGCACATGGACAGAATTGGCACTTCGGTGTAAAA AAAGGTCATGTGGACCCCTTCCAGACATCAGCAGTGGAAGGTATTCATATTCCCCAGATGGAGCGGATGGAGTTTTATTCGGTGCGACAGCCACAGCGCAGTGTAACAAGGG TTATATGATTTTTGGAAAAGATAAAAGATATTGTCGAGAAACAGGTTGGGATGGGAGAGACCCTGTTTGTGAAg AGGTCAAGTGTTCATCACCACCTGATGTAGAAAATGGAAAACTAACTGAACCAGCAGAGGAACACTATGGCTACCAAAGTGTGGTCACATACACTTGTAATGAAGGTTATTTTGTTTCTGGACAACTCTCAATATCTTGTTTGGAAAATGGAACCTTCTCGACTCCTCCACAATGCAAAA AGGTGCTCTGTGGAGACCTGGAGATTGATCCAAATTCAGAGAGAACTGGAGCAAGGCCGCCTTATAAATTGAAAAGCTTTATAGAGTTCAAGTGTAGGAGTGGCTACACATTACAAGGATCTAATTACCTGCGATGTGAGCCATCTGGATGGGATCATCCTCCTCCGCGGTGTATTG ccccaacaacaacaacaacaacaacaacaacaacagcacagTCTCCTAAAGCCACAACACCAAGAACTCCTACTAGACCCACAAGGCCAACTCCTGAAG aaCGTGAAGTTGGACCAACCCCAACACCTCCATCTTCAAATG GCAACGGATTGAAAGTCGGCCTGGGGATTGGAATATCACTGCTAATAGTATTGG atctatGGATCATACCTTATCTCATCCCAAGCCTTAGTGTCCTCCTGCTTTCATAA
- the rca2.1 gene encoding regulator of complement activation group 2 gene 1 isoform X2, whose translation MSKPEFRSGSIFLLCLLQIVHIRAQCEKPNLGANRMLTADSDKPSYPDGSTATFTCSVGYLPEDSKASKTIVCSGSTWTELALRCKKRSCGPLPDISSGRYSYSPDGADGVLFGATATAQCNKGYMIFGKDKRYCRETGWDGRDPVCEEVKCSSPPDVENGKLTEPAEEHYGYQSVVTYTCNEGYFVSGQLSISCLENGTFSTPPQCKKVLCGDLEIDPNSERTGARPPYKLKSFIEFKCRSGYTLQGSNYLRCEPSGWDHPPPRCIAPTTTTTTTTTTAQSPKATTPRTPTRPTRPTPEEREVGPTPTPPSSNGNGLKVGLGIGISLLIVLVGGGLFYCYKNKASMDHTLSHPKP comes from the exons ATGTCTAAACCCGAGTTCCGCAGTGGGAGCATTTTCCTCCTGTGTCTCCTGCAGATTGTACACATCAGAG CACAGTGCGAAAAACCCAACTTAGGGGCTAACAGAATGCTGACTGCAGATTCAGATAAACCGTCTTACCCGGATGGCTCTACTGCGACATTCACATGTTCAGTTGGTTATCTGCCTGAGGATTCTAAAGCTTCCAAAACTATTGTCTGCAGTGGGAGCACATGGACAGAATTGGCACTTCGGTGTAAAA AAAGGTCATGTGGACCCCTTCCAGACATCAGCAGTGGAAGGTATTCATATTCCCCAGATGGAGCGGATGGAGTTTTATTCGGTGCGACAGCCACAGCGCAGTGTAACAAGGG TTATATGATTTTTGGAAAAGATAAAAGATATTGTCGAGAAACAGGTTGGGATGGGAGAGACCCTGTTTGTGAAg AGGTCAAGTGTTCATCACCACCTGATGTAGAAAATGGAAAACTAACTGAACCAGCAGAGGAACACTATGGCTACCAAAGTGTGGTCACATACACTTGTAATGAAGGTTATTTTGTTTCTGGACAACTCTCAATATCTTGTTTGGAAAATGGAACCTTCTCGACTCCTCCACAATGCAAAA AGGTGCTCTGTGGAGACCTGGAGATTGATCCAAATTCAGAGAGAACTGGAGCAAGGCCGCCTTATAAATTGAAAAGCTTTATAGAGTTCAAGTGTAGGAGTGGCTACACATTACAAGGATCTAATTACCTGCGATGTGAGCCATCTGGATGGGATCATCCTCCTCCGCGGTGTATTG ccccaacaacaacaacaacaacaacaacaacaacagcacagTCTCCTAAAGCCACAACACCAAGAACTCCTACTAGACCCACAAGGCCAACTCCTGAAG aaCGTGAAGTTGGACCAACCCCAACACCTCCATCTTCAAATG GCAACGGATTGAAAGTCGGCCTGGGGATTGGAATATCACTGCTAATAGTATTGG TCGGTGGAGGATTGTTTTATTGCTACAAAAACAAAGC atctatGGATCATACCTTATCTCATCCCAAGCCTTAG
- the rca2.1 gene encoding regulator of complement activation group 2 gene 1 isoform X1, whose translation MSKPEFRSGSIFLLCLLQIVHIRAQCEKPNLGANRMLTADSDKPSYPDGSTATFTCSVGYLPEDSKASKTIVCSGSTWTELALRCKKRSCGPLPDISSGRYSYSPDGADGVLFGATATAQCNKGYMIFGKDKRYCRETGWDGRDPVCEEVKCSSPPDVENGKLTEPAEEHYGYQSVVTYTCNEGYFVSGQLSISCLENGTFSTPPQCKKVLCGDLEIDPNSERTGARPPYKLKSFIEFKCRSGYTLQGSNYLRCEPSGWDHPPPRCIAPTTTTTTTTTTAQSPKATTPRTPTRPTRPTPEEREVGPTPTPPSSNGNGLKVGLGIGISLLIVLVGGGLFYCYKNKASTRGYSGNVATKSEDGEL comes from the exons ATGTCTAAACCCGAGTTCCGCAGTGGGAGCATTTTCCTCCTGTGTCTCCTGCAGATTGTACACATCAGAG CACAGTGCGAAAAACCCAACTTAGGGGCTAACAGAATGCTGACTGCAGATTCAGATAAACCGTCTTACCCGGATGGCTCTACTGCGACATTCACATGTTCAGTTGGTTATCTGCCTGAGGATTCTAAAGCTTCCAAAACTATTGTCTGCAGTGGGAGCACATGGACAGAATTGGCACTTCGGTGTAAAA AAAGGTCATGTGGACCCCTTCCAGACATCAGCAGTGGAAGGTATTCATATTCCCCAGATGGAGCGGATGGAGTTTTATTCGGTGCGACAGCCACAGCGCAGTGTAACAAGGG TTATATGATTTTTGGAAAAGATAAAAGATATTGTCGAGAAACAGGTTGGGATGGGAGAGACCCTGTTTGTGAAg AGGTCAAGTGTTCATCACCACCTGATGTAGAAAATGGAAAACTAACTGAACCAGCAGAGGAACACTATGGCTACCAAAGTGTGGTCACATACACTTGTAATGAAGGTTATTTTGTTTCTGGACAACTCTCAATATCTTGTTTGGAAAATGGAACCTTCTCGACTCCTCCACAATGCAAAA AGGTGCTCTGTGGAGACCTGGAGATTGATCCAAATTCAGAGAGAACTGGAGCAAGGCCGCCTTATAAATTGAAAAGCTTTATAGAGTTCAAGTGTAGGAGTGGCTACACATTACAAGGATCTAATTACCTGCGATGTGAGCCATCTGGATGGGATCATCCTCCTCCGCGGTGTATTG ccccaacaacaacaacaacaacaacaacaacaacagcacagTCTCCTAAAGCCACAACACCAAGAACTCCTACTAGACCCACAAGGCCAACTCCTGAAG aaCGTGAAGTTGGACCAACCCCAACACCTCCATCTTCAAATG GCAACGGATTGAAAGTCGGCCTGGGGATTGGAATATCACTGCTAATAGTATTGG TCGGTGGAGGATTGTTTTATTGCTACAAAAACAAAGC CTCTACACGTGGTTACTCTGGAAATGTGGCCACAAAAAGTGAAGATGGCGAGTTGTAG